From a single Solanum dulcamara chromosome 4, daSolDulc1.2, whole genome shotgun sequence genomic region:
- the LOC129884837 gene encoding uncharacterized protein LOC129884837 isoform X2, giving the protein MGRQVAALAITGQFTDATMTIIAGELIDRFGHFKIWHAVGTVLVSAAFSSFYWGVCIPCKIIGINTPLMQMIGYYMFDILFSGGWSCTQVSHMAMVNGLTLDQTSRVACVSCRNAFTMVASLIVYGFGFFIFNSSVKQVEIKEQYHLLATITVLIGCFFVIIFYLGTKEPRVKQVSHKKIPRGSSWKRWLKNGLYYRVASIYVLTRVVTNISQAFLALYVISDLHMSKSSKALVPAIIYLCSFITSILLQELKWSSHRLKAIFSVGGLLWLFCGAVVLSLPINMNVFMYILSMVIGIANAFMMVTSVGMESELVDKEVEGSAFVYGSLGFVEKVLCGVVLYVLESYESVTPASCDPAYPCFTVTRFSLGFIPGVAALAGVIVTCFTKFRTSHPEPLAEPLLA; this is encoded by the exons ATGGGAAG ACAAGTTGCTGCACTTGCAATTACAGGGCAGTTCACCGATGCAACGATGACCATAATTGCTGGAGAACTG ATAGACAGATTTGGACATTTCAAAATATGGCATGCTGTGGGGACTGTTCTTGTCTCTGCTGCATTTTCTTCGTTTTATTGGGGCGTTTGCATTCCTTGCAAAATTATTGGGATCAATACGCCTCTAATGCAAATGATTGGATATTATATGTTTGATATACTCTTCAGTGGTGGATGGTCTTGTACTCAAGTATCACATAT GGCAATGGTGAATGGCCTTACCCTGGATCAAACAAGCAGAGTGGCATGTGTCAGCTGCCGTAATGCTTTTACAATG GTTGCAAGCCTAATCGTGTATGGATTTGGCTTTTTCATCTTCAATTCATCCGTGAAACAAGTTGAAATCAAGGAGCAG TACCACTTGTTGGCAACTATCACAGTTCTGATCGGATGCTTCtttgtaattatattttatcttgGAACTAAAGAGCCTAG GGTGAAACAAGTATCTCACAAGAAAATTCCCCGGGGTTCTTCTTGGAAGCGATGGTTGAAGAATGGCCTCTACTATAGAGTAGCTAGCATTTATGTGTTAACTAGAGTTGTAACGAATATATCACAG GCTTTTCTTGCTCTCTATGTAATTAGTGATCTACATATGAGCAAATCTTCCAAGGCTTTG GTTCCTGCCATCATCTATTTGTGCAGCTTCATTACATCTATCTTGCTCCAG GAGCTCAAATGGAGCAGCCACAGGTTGAAAGCCATCTTTTCAGTAGGAGGCCTCCTGTGGCTATTTTGTGGTGCAGTAGTACTCTCCCTACCGATTAACATGAACGTTTTTATGTACATCTTGTCCATGGTTATTGGAATTGCCAATGCCTTCATGATG GTGACTTCAGTAGGCATGGAAAGTGAGCTAGTAGATAAAGAAGTTGAGGGATCTGCTTTTGTTTATGGATCATTAGGCTTTGTGGAGAAAGTATTGTGTGGTGTAGTGCTGTACGTTCTAGAGTCTTACGAGA GTGTAACACCAGCATCGTGTGATCCAGCATATCCTTGTTTCACAGTTACGCGATTTTCATTGGGATTCATTCCGGGAGTTGCTGCATTAGCTGGAGTCATAGTTACATGTTTTACAAAGTTCAGAACTTCACATCCAGAGCCCTTGGCAGAACCTTTGTTGGCATAA
- the LOC129884837 gene encoding uncharacterized protein LOC129884837 isoform X1, translating into MTGSNVENQEAKPLGRWSVLAYGVGHVLNDITSTYWYTYLLLYLTSIGMPPKQVAALAITGQFTDATMTIIAGELIDRFGHFKIWHAVGTVLVSAAFSSFYWGVCIPCKIIGINTPLMQMIGYYMFDILFSGGWSCTQVSHMAMVNGLTLDQTSRVACVSCRNAFTMVASLIVYGFGFFIFNSSVKQVEIKEQYHLLATITVLIGCFFVIIFYLGTKEPRVKQVSHKKIPRGSSWKRWLKNGLYYRVASIYVLTRVVTNISQAFLALYVISDLHMSKSSKALVPAIIYLCSFITSILLQELKWSSHRLKAIFSVGGLLWLFCGAVVLSLPINMNVFMYILSMVIGIANAFMMVTSVGMESELVDKEVEGSAFVYGSLGFVEKVLCGVVLYVLESYESVTPASCDPAYPCFTVTRFSLGFIPGVAALAGVIVTCFTKFRTSHPEPLAEPLLA; encoded by the exons ATGACTGGTAGCAATGTGGAAAATCAAGAAGCAAAGCCATTGGGAAGATGGTCTGTTTTAGCATATGGTGTAGGGCATGTGCTTAATGACATAACATCAACCTATTGGTACACTTATCTTTTGCTGTATTTGACCAGTATTGGAATGCCTCCAAA ACAAGTTGCTGCACTTGCAATTACAGGGCAGTTCACCGATGCAACGATGACCATAATTGCTGGAGAACTG ATAGACAGATTTGGACATTTCAAAATATGGCATGCTGTGGGGACTGTTCTTGTCTCTGCTGCATTTTCTTCGTTTTATTGGGGCGTTTGCATTCCTTGCAAAATTATTGGGATCAATACGCCTCTAATGCAAATGATTGGATATTATATGTTTGATATACTCTTCAGTGGTGGATGGTCTTGTACTCAAGTATCACATAT GGCAATGGTGAATGGCCTTACCCTGGATCAAACAAGCAGAGTGGCATGTGTCAGCTGCCGTAATGCTTTTACAATG GTTGCAAGCCTAATCGTGTATGGATTTGGCTTTTTCATCTTCAATTCATCCGTGAAACAAGTTGAAATCAAGGAGCAG TACCACTTGTTGGCAACTATCACAGTTCTGATCGGATGCTTCtttgtaattatattttatcttgGAACTAAAGAGCCTAG GGTGAAACAAGTATCTCACAAGAAAATTCCCCGGGGTTCTTCTTGGAAGCGATGGTTGAAGAATGGCCTCTACTATAGAGTAGCTAGCATTTATGTGTTAACTAGAGTTGTAACGAATATATCACAG GCTTTTCTTGCTCTCTATGTAATTAGTGATCTACATATGAGCAAATCTTCCAAGGCTTTG GTTCCTGCCATCATCTATTTGTGCAGCTTCATTACATCTATCTTGCTCCAG GAGCTCAAATGGAGCAGCCACAGGTTGAAAGCCATCTTTTCAGTAGGAGGCCTCCTGTGGCTATTTTGTGGTGCAGTAGTACTCTCCCTACCGATTAACATGAACGTTTTTATGTACATCTTGTCCATGGTTATTGGAATTGCCAATGCCTTCATGATG GTGACTTCAGTAGGCATGGAAAGTGAGCTAGTAGATAAAGAAGTTGAGGGATCTGCTTTTGTTTATGGATCATTAGGCTTTGTGGAGAAAGTATTGTGTGGTGTAGTGCTGTACGTTCTAGAGTCTTACGAGA GTGTAACACCAGCATCGTGTGATCCAGCATATCCTTGTTTCACAGTTACGCGATTTTCATTGGGATTCATTCCGGGAGTTGCTGCATTAGCTGGAGTCATAGTTACATGTTTTACAAAGTTCAGAACTTCACATCCAGAGCCCTTGGCAGAACCTTTGTTGGCATAA